A genomic window from Solanum stenotomum isolate F172 chromosome 10, ASM1918654v1, whole genome shotgun sequence includes:
- the LOC125841246 gene encoding LOW QUALITY PROTEIN: uncharacterized protein LOC125841246 (The sequence of the model RefSeq protein was modified relative to this genomic sequence to represent the inferred CDS: inserted 1 base in 1 codon), with amino-acid sequence MAELLQLVNTVMILLIKPLSLVKFTCFFGVRTICIVIQTWTELLRAAMGFHARLLWRLIIWAIAILSLPIRSLTALQRERALEMHLQEMQIEFENLVWERKQLEKKILVAIKDKKIMQAMLAELEDEHDDAIVKIEQLEDQLQNLKVENQRLNEVHGKALSDLKDHFDGRVMQGCSDAVPFWRSSGIESVAIHKEGMQEDKSKSGSTSPEFMEAKFCRDVNRPHTRTTSEXFDTNDELHQRRDLAVSQTLFSAILSLLVGTIVWKAEDACMPLVLALFAVVGMSLWSVVQFFSTIKNRPASDAVALLSFNWFLLGTLTYPTLPRITPVFAPVLWTLSDRAVELLGF; translated from the exons ATGGCAGAGTTACTTCAATTGGTCAACACTGTTATGATCTTGCTGATCAAGCCTTTGTCACTTGTCAAATTCACTTGCTTCTTCGGTGTGAGAACAATATGCATTGTTATCCAAACATGGACAGAACTGCTGAGAGCTGCTATGGGTTTTCATGCCAGATTACTCTGGAGACTGATAATTTGGGCTATTGCTATTCTATCCCTGCCTATACGAAGTTTAACTGCTCTACAAAGGGAAAGGGCG CTGGAGATGCATCTGCAGGAAATGCAGATCGAGTTTGAGAATCTTGTTTGGGAAAGGAAGCAACTTGAGAAGAAGATACTAGTAGCCATCAAGGATAAGAAGATAATGCAGGCCATGTTAGCAGAACTCGAGGATGAACATGACGATGCCATCGTCAAAATTGAGCAATTGGAGGACCAG CTTCAGAATCTGAAGGTGGAAAATCAACGATTGAACGAAGTTCATGGTAAAGCACTTTCAGACCTAAAAGACCATTTTGATGGCCGAGTAATGCAAGGCTGTAGCGATGCTGTTCCATTTTGGAGATCAAGTGGCATTGAGAGCGTGGCCATACACAAGGAAGGAATGCAAGAAGATAAAAGCAAAAGCGGAAGTACGAGCCCTGAATTTATGGAAGCCAAATTCTGTCGAGATGTCAACCGGCCACATACTCGGACCACGTCTG AATTTGACACAAATGATGAGCTACACCAACGAAGGGATCTAGCTGTTTCCCAGACCCTGTTTAGTGCAATATTATCGCTCTTAGTTGGAACGATCGTATGGAAAGCTGAAGATGCATGCATGCCTCTAGTCCTCGCACTATTTGCTGTCGTTGGCATGTCGTTGTGGAGCGTGGTCCAGTTCTTCTCAACCATTAAGAACAGACCCGCGTCTGATGCAGTTGCTCTCTTGAGCTTCAATTGGTTTTTACTCGGAACGCTGACATATCCTACGTTGCCAAGGATCACTCCTGTATTTGCACCAGTGTTATGGACTCTCTCAGACAGGGCTGTGGAGCTGCTAGGTTTCTAA